A genomic stretch from Petrimonas mucosa includes:
- a CDS encoding sialidase family protein, with product MMRKENSIRVSVILIATSLMCSIAGCNRTPAPTTEIAGAKTTENSEYTGRGNQNELLLALMIDLNENDTISLKDITLIKDAATQRSDVKAIKVYYTGQLDTLDTRTLHDALLLGKGSLSKKKTKIALSGDLKPGRNYLWVTADIADDATEGNRVAVSLTSVGYNKNKRFEYEPEPAKGREILLARRLLFAPGDYNSNFYRIPAIITAEDGSLVTATDKRKENLWDLPQDIDVVIRRSTDNGKTWSEPVTIAEGKGYGKGYGDAALVRLDNGKLLCLFGGMNGLWQSRPDSLLRTYVCESVDNGINWTSPRDITDQLYGAGCSDPIRKKWMASFCASGHAIQTSSGRVMVVAAVREGDDYSLNNYLFYSDDEGVTWHVSQRAMEGGDEAKVVELADGTILMSIRNKHKGSRYYTRSTDNGITWAPVQQWDDLKEPGCNGDMIRYSMEKNGTGKNILLHSIPFDEKLRRNVSVFVSYDEGETWPDGKTICSGASAYSALTVLQDGTIGAYIEEGEPGMNLVFLNFSLEWLTRKHK from the coding sequence ATGATGAGAAAAGAAAACAGCATAAGAGTATCCGTCATCCTGATTGCGACATCACTGATGTGCAGCATAGCAGGATGCAATCGCACTCCTGCCCCCACTACTGAAATTGCAGGTGCGAAAACGACAGAAAATAGCGAATATACCGGACGGGGCAACCAAAATGAGCTGCTGCTCGCCCTGATGATCGACCTGAACGAGAACGACACCATCTCCCTGAAGGATATCACGCTGATCAAAGATGCAGCCACACAGCGTTCCGACGTGAAAGCAATCAAGGTCTATTACACCGGTCAGCTCGACACGCTCGACACAAGGACCCTTCACGACGCTCTCCTGCTTGGAAAAGGATCCTTATCGAAAAAGAAAACGAAAATAGCTCTCTCCGGCGATCTGAAGCCGGGCAGAAATTATCTTTGGGTGACTGCCGACATTGCCGATGATGCAACCGAAGGAAATAGGGTTGCCGTTTCACTTACCTCCGTCGGGTACAACAAGAACAAAAGGTTCGAATATGAACCGGAACCGGCAAAGGGCAGGGAGATCCTGCTGGCCCGCAGGCTGTTATTTGCTCCCGGCGACTACAATTCCAACTTTTACCGGATCCCGGCCATCATTACTGCCGAAGATGGTTCTCTCGTCACGGCAACCGACAAGCGCAAGGAGAATCTGTGGGATCTGCCGCAGGATATCGACGTGGTTATCCGCCGCAGCACCGATAACGGTAAAACGTGGAGCGAACCGGTCACCATTGCCGAGGGCAAAGGATACGGCAAGGGATACGGTGATGCCGCTCTTGTCAGACTCGACAACGGCAAGCTTCTCTGCCTCTTTGGGGGAATGAACGGATTGTGGCAATCGCGACCCGACTCACTGCTCCGTACCTATGTGTGCGAAAGTGTCGATAACGGCATCAACTGGACTTCACCCCGCGATATTACCGACCAGCTATACGGTGCCGGATGCTCCGATCCCATACGCAAAAAATGGATGGCCTCATTCTGTGCATCGGGACATGCCATCCAAACCTCATCTGGCAGGGTGATGGTGGTAGCTGCCGTGCGTGAGGGCGACGATTACTCGCTCAACAACTACCTTTTCTATTCCGACGACGAGGGCGTCACGTGGCACGTCTCGCAAAGAGCAATGGAAGGTGGCGACGAAGCAAAAGTAGTTGAACTGGCAGACGGGACCATTCTGATGAGCATCAGAAACAAGCACAAGGGGAGCCGGTATTACACCCGGTCTACCGACAATGGTATCACCTGGGCCCCTGTACAGCAATGGGACGATCTGAAAGAACCCGGCTGCAACGGAGATATGATCCGCTATTCGATGGAAAAGAACGGTACCGGGAAAAACATATTGTTACACTCTATCCCGTTTGATGAAAAACTGCGCCGCAATGTTTCGGTCTTCGTAAGCTACGATGAAGGCGAAACATGGCCCGATGGCAAAACAATCTGCTCAGGCGCTTCTGCCTACTCCGCCCTTACCGTATTGCAAGATGGAACGATAGGCGCATATATTGAAGAGGGAGAACCTGGAATGAATCTGGTATTCCTTAATTTCTCACTCGAATGGCTTACCCGGAAACACAAATAA
- a CDS encoding transposase, with translation MDRTSILNQYKGICSDVLGELTTKLNKSFKSFLMETLILYLVIPGRINFLQLGRYGKSCEQRFRQNFSKDFDWLEFNLSLSDRVLTGDRKAIAIDPSYISKSGKNTPWIGYFWSGAAGQAKRGLEILGVGLIDVDNKDCISLQAVQTPDRQTLESRDANLIDWYLLVIKSMREKLHRASRHVVADAYFAKNNFVTGLQEMKFDLVSRFRDDAALYYPTLQKPTGKKGRPKLYDGKIDMANLDTTRVQKINIDNGDLYTLIAYSKSFKQMVRLVIWYSKDGKKPKLFFSTNPEMSGKDVIEFYRTRFQIEFCFRDAKGFTGLMQSQARDVAKLSFNFNVSLTSVNLAKVLARERGIPFSMASCKTMIHNAYLLERFICVSGIKPNRRLNDKLVKELIEFAASAA, from the coding sequence ATGGATAGAACCAGCATACTTAACCAATATAAAGGTATCTGTAGTGATGTTCTTGGTGAACTAACTACGAAGTTAAACAAAAGTTTCAAATCATTCCTTATGGAGACGCTTATTTTGTATCTGGTCATTCCCGGCAGGATTAATTTCCTACAATTGGGGAGATATGGCAAGTCGTGTGAACAGCGATTTCGCCAGAACTTCTCGAAGGATTTTGATTGGCTGGAGTTTAACTTGTCTTTGTCTGATAGGGTATTAACCGGAGATCGCAAGGCAATTGCCATTGATCCCAGTTATATATCCAAATCAGGAAAGAATACCCCTTGGATTGGTTACTTCTGGTCGGGTGCAGCCGGTCAGGCGAAAAGAGGATTGGAAATCCTGGGAGTGGGCCTTATAGACGTCGACAACAAGGATTGCATCAGTCTACAGGCCGTTCAGACTCCGGACCGTCAAACCCTGGAGAGTCGTGATGCCAACCTGATTGACTGGTACCTGCTGGTCATTAAATCGATGCGGGAGAAACTCCATCGGGCAAGCCGTCACGTGGTTGCCGATGCCTACTTCGCAAAGAACAACTTCGTTACGGGTCTGCAAGAGATGAAGTTTGATCTGGTCAGCCGCTTCAGGGATGACGCCGCACTTTATTATCCAACACTGCAGAAACCGACAGGCAAGAAAGGCAGGCCTAAACTCTACGACGGAAAGATTGACATGGCCAACCTGGATACAACCAGAGTGCAAAAGATCAATATTGATAACGGTGATCTCTACACCTTGATAGCCTATTCCAAATCATTTAAACAGATGGTCAGGCTTGTCATCTGGTATTCCAAGGATGGGAAAAAACCAAAACTGTTCTTCTCTACCAATCCTGAGATGAGTGGAAAAGATGTTATAGAATTTTACCGCACCCGTTTTCAGATCGAGTTTTGCTTCAGGGATGCCAAAGGCTTCACAGGACTGATGCAATCGCAGGCAAGGGACGTAGCAAAGCTATCGTTCAACTTTAATGTATCTCTTACCTCGGTCAACCTGGCAAAGGTGCTGGCAAGGGAAAGAGGTATTCCTTTTTCGATGGCATCATGTAAAACGATGATACACAATGCCTACTTGCTTGAACGATTTATTTGCGTGTCCGGCATTAAACCGAACAGAAGATTAAATGATAAACTTGTCAAGGAACTCATTGAGTTTGCAGCAAGTGCTGCTTGA
- a CDS encoding AGE family epimerase/isomerase, whose product MEKRVTQPPHIIDASKAIEQYRSELLENVLPFWLEKSQDHQFGGYFTCLDRAGNIFDTDKFVWLQGRQVWMFSMLYNNVEKREEWLNCALQGGEFLKKHGHDGNLNWYFSLTREGKPLTVPYNIFSYTFATMAFGQLSRATGQAEYAEIAKKTFEIILSKRYNPKGEWNKAITGTRSLKSFSLPMILCNLSLEIEHLLEPDFLNRTINECIHEVMEIFLRPELGGIIVENVNEDGSLSDTFDGRLINPGHAIEAMWFIMDLGQRLNRPQLIQKAVETTVKMVEYGWDKQYGGIFYFMDRKGSPPQQLEWDQKLWWVHIETLISLIKGYQLTGSKECLEWFNTLHDYTWNHFKDPEYPEWWGYLNRKGEVLLDLKGGKWKGCFHVPRGLYQVWKTMEKIKETATTK is encoded by the coding sequence ATGGAAAAAAGAGTCACCCAACCCCCGCACATCATAGATGCCAGTAAGGCAATAGAGCAATACAGGAGCGAACTGCTGGAAAACGTGCTCCCTTTTTGGCTTGAAAAATCACAAGATCATCAGTTCGGTGGTTACTTCACTTGCCTGGATCGGGCAGGAAATATCTTCGACACAGACAAATTTGTATGGTTACAGGGTCGCCAGGTCTGGATGTTCTCCATGTTATATAACAATGTGGAGAAACGGGAGGAATGGCTCAATTGCGCCCTGCAGGGAGGAGAATTTCTCAAAAAACATGGTCACGACGGCAACCTGAACTGGTACTTCTCGCTTACACGTGAAGGAAAACCATTAACCGTACCCTACAATATCTTCTCCTATACGTTTGCCACAATGGCGTTCGGCCAGCTGAGCAGAGCAACCGGCCAGGCAGAATATGCGGAAATTGCAAAAAAAACCTTCGAAATAATACTTTCCAAACGGTACAATCCCAAAGGCGAGTGGAACAAGGCCATTACCGGAACACGCAGCCTGAAGTCGTTCTCCCTGCCCATGATTCTCTGCAACCTCTCACTCGAGATAGAGCACCTGCTCGAACCCGACTTCCTAAACAGAACGATCAACGAGTGCATCCATGAGGTCATGGAGATCTTTTTACGTCCCGAACTGGGTGGAATCATCGTGGAGAATGTCAATGAGGACGGTTCGCTCTCCGACACCTTCGACGGAAGATTGATCAATCCGGGACATGCCATCGAAGCGATGTGGTTCATCATGGATCTGGGCCAGCGACTCAACCGTCCACAACTCATCCAGAAGGCGGTAGAGACAACAGTTAAAATGGTTGAGTACGGTTGGGACAAGCAGTATGGCGGAATCTTCTATTTTATGGACCGAAAGGGATCTCCTCCCCAACAACTGGAGTGGGATCAAAAACTCTGGTGGGTCCATATCGAAACGCTCATTTCGCTTATCAAAGGCTACCAGCTCACCGGATCGAAAGAGTGTCTCGAGTGGTTCAACACTCTGCACGATTACACCTGGAATCACTTCAAAGATCCTGAATACCCGGAATGGTGGGGATATCTCAACCGCAAGGGTGAGGTGCTGCTCGACCTGAAAGGGGGAAAATGGAAAGGGTGCTTTCACGTTCCCCGCGGTCTGTACCAGGTATGGAAAACGATGGAGAAGATTAAAGAAACCGCAACAACTAAATAA
- a CDS encoding nucleotidyltransferase family protein, giving the protein MKAMIFAAGLGTRLKPLTDTMPKALVPVAGKPLLWHAIQKLKGAGVDEIIINVHHFADQIRQYIEENSRFDIRIEFSDESQALLDTGGGIKRASWFFDDGKPFLIHNVDILSDVDLLQFYRFHADSHSLATLLVSERKTSRYLLFDRENRLTGWLNEATGEIKSPFPELQRDACKKLAFSGIHILHPSILKYMEEFPERFSIIDFYLTICKYCPIAGYAPAGVKSIDVGKIDSLKQLTFIK; this is encoded by the coding sequence ATGAAAGCGATGATTTTTGCTGCCGGCCTGGGCACACGGTTGAAACCACTGACGGACACCATGCCGAAGGCCCTGGTTCCCGTAGCGGGAAAACCACTCCTGTGGCACGCCATACAAAAGCTGAAGGGTGCAGGTGTTGACGAGATCATCATTAACGTACACCATTTTGCCGACCAGATCAGGCAATATATTGAGGAAAACAGCCGTTTCGACATCCGTATCGAATTTTCAGACGAGAGCCAGGCACTTCTCGACACCGGGGGTGGCATAAAAAGAGCCTCCTGGTTTTTCGACGACGGCAAGCCGTTTCTCATTCACAATGTGGACATCCTCTCGGATGTAGACTTGTTGCAGTTCTACCGCTTTCATGCCGACAGCCACTCCCTGGCCACACTGCTGGTAAGTGAACGGAAGACGTCGCGCTATCTCCTTTTCGACCGGGAGAACAGACTGACCGGCTGGCTGAATGAGGCGACAGGAGAGATTAAATCACCGTTCCCTGAACTGCAGAGAGATGCCTGTAAAAAGCTGGCATTCTCCGGTATCCATATCCTTCACCCTTCAATCCTCAAATACATGGAGGAGTTTCCCGAGAGGTTCTCCATTATCGATTTCTATCTGACAATCTGCAAATATTGCCCGATAGCCGGTTATGCTCCGGCGGGCGTCAAGAGTATCGATGTGGGGAAGATTGATTCATTAAAACAACTCACCTTTATTAAATAA
- a CDS encoding RapZ C-terminal domain-containing protein: MRMKELVRLFKEYTGKSAPHIESLPSSGSNRRYYRLKQEEVSVIGVHGQSREENHAFIGLSHHFHQQGLNTPRVVAVSNDELFYIQEDLGDLVLFDALKAGRTTGVFSTEEKELLHRTIAMLADFQVLGARGLDFSICYPQAEFNRRSVYWDLNYFKYNFLKTTGMEFQEELLEDDFDKMAQQLLEDGADTFLYRDFQSRNVMLLNNTPYFIDYQGGRKGPVYYDVASFLWQAKANFPEELRNELIATYIASLRKYRAVDETIFAKKLRLFVLFRTLQVLGAYGFRGYFEKKPHFIQSIPYALNNLRMLLRDGFEEYPYLSKVLNEMINLKQFADTQKRELLVRVFSFAYKKGIPDDASGNGGGYVFDCRAINNPGKYERFNSFTGLDEEVIRFLEEDGEIVRFLDNIYPLVDSHVKRYMERNFTNLMVSFGCTGGQHRSVYAAQKTAEHIAKKFGVNVLLVHREQNIEQEFNRR, translated from the coding sequence ATCCGTATGAAAGAATTGGTAAGACTGTTCAAGGAGTATACCGGAAAGTCTGCTCCGCACATCGAGTCACTCCCCTCGTCGGGATCTAACCGGAGGTACTACCGACTGAAGCAGGAGGAAGTATCGGTCATCGGGGTACACGGACAATCGAGAGAGGAGAATCATGCCTTTATCGGCCTCTCGCACCATTTCCACCAGCAAGGGCTGAATACCCCCCGGGTAGTGGCCGTTTCAAACGATGAGCTATTCTATATCCAGGAGGATCTGGGCGACCTGGTACTCTTCGACGCCCTGAAAGCAGGCAGGACAACTGGCGTTTTCAGTACCGAGGAGAAGGAGCTTCTCCACAGAACCATCGCCATGCTGGCCGATTTCCAGGTACTTGGCGCCCGTGGACTCGACTTCAGCATCTGTTATCCTCAGGCCGAGTTCAATCGCCGCTCGGTCTACTGGGATTTGAACTACTTCAAGTACAATTTCCTGAAGACTACCGGAATGGAGTTTCAGGAGGAGTTGCTGGAGGATGATTTTGACAAGATGGCGCAACAGCTGCTCGAGGATGGGGCTGATACATTTCTATATCGCGATTTTCAGTCGCGCAACGTGATGCTCCTGAATAACACCCCCTATTTCATAGATTATCAGGGGGGAAGAAAAGGACCGGTCTATTATGACGTGGCATCATTCCTGTGGCAGGCAAAAGCCAATTTTCCAGAGGAGTTGCGCAACGAACTCATCGCGACCTATATCGCTTCACTCCGCAAATACAGGGCGGTAGATGAAACCATATTTGCAAAAAAACTCAGGTTGTTCGTACTGTTCCGCACATTACAGGTTCTAGGGGCATACGGGTTCCGGGGGTACTTCGAGAAGAAGCCACACTTTATTCAGAGCATCCCGTATGCGCTCAACAACCTCCGCATGCTCCTCAGGGATGGCTTCGAGGAGTATCCCTATCTCTCAAAGGTACTGAACGAAATGATCAACCTGAAACAGTTTGCCGATACGCAAAAACGTGAACTGCTGGTTCGTGTCTTCAGTTTTGCCTACAAGAAAGGGATACCCGACGACGCATCGGGCAATGGAGGCGGTTATGTGTTCGATTGCCGTGCAATCAACAATCCCGGAAAATATGAAAGGTTCAACAGTTTCACGGGGCTGGACGAGGAGGTGATCAGGTTTCTGGAGGAGGATGGCGAAATTGTACGCTTCCTGGATAATATCTATCCGCTGGTCGACAGCCACGTGAAGCGATACATGGAACGGAATTTCACCAACCTGATGGTCTCGTTCGGCTGTACCGGAGGACAACACCGGTCGGTCTACGCAGCTCAGAAGACGGCAGAACATATCGCGAAAAAGTTCGGCGTCAACGTATTGCTGGTTCATCGGGAACAGAATATCGAACAGGAATTCAACCGCCGGTAA
- a CDS encoding NAD(+) synthase translates to MHINKYGFIRVAAASPKVRVADCDYNISEIKSMIDRAESEQVQFIAFPELSITAYTCGDLFLQTALQQKAVESLAELTGFMRSKPSMIAIVGLPLLLGNRLYNVAAVLSNEGVLGIVPKTYIPNNNEYYEKRWFAGSGDLTVSSTEICNRRVPVLSGGAIFRTPFALFGVEICEDLWMPVPPSSKLSMQGAEVIFNLSASNELVGKNAYRKSLILQQSGRCNAAYVYASSGCGESSTDLVFSGATIIAENARLLAEGRRFSQENEMVIADIDISVLRSDRLRNSNFNPPREESVQVIDCAMEPVVAEKMHRQFNPHPFIPHPENEAEYLGEVFNIQTMGLAKRLHHTGTERVTIGISGGLDSTLALLVAVKTFDLLDLPRKNITGITMPGFGTTGRTYNNALELMRRVGVTAKEISIVDAVTRHLEDIGHEINLHDITYENAQARERTQILMDYANKTGGLVVGTGNLSELALGWATYNGDQMSMYAVNASVPKTLVASLVRWIAHTEMEEQARKILLDILDTPFSPELLPADNEGKISQKTEHFIGPYELHDFFLHRMLRYGDSPRRIRFIAQQAFAHLYPPEEILKWLKVFYKRFFAQQFKRSCMPDGPKVGSVNLSPRGDWRMPSDAVVNLWLNELEN, encoded by the coding sequence ATGCATATCAACAAGTACGGTTTTATCAGGGTAGCGGCAGCATCTCCCAAGGTACGGGTGGCAGACTGCGATTACAACATTTCGGAAATCAAGTCGATGATCGACAGGGCCGAGTCGGAACAGGTACAGTTCATCGCTTTTCCCGAGCTATCTATCACCGCATATACATGTGGCGATCTCTTTCTGCAGACTGCACTGCAGCAGAAAGCCGTCGAGTCCCTGGCGGAGCTGACCGGCTTCATGAGAAGCAAACCGTCGATGATTGCCATAGTGGGACTGCCATTGTTGTTGGGAAATCGCTTGTACAACGTGGCTGCTGTTCTCTCTAACGAGGGAGTGCTGGGCATTGTCCCCAAAACATATATCCCCAACAATAACGAGTATTACGAGAAACGGTGGTTTGCGGGAAGCGGCGACCTTACAGTGTCATCTACCGAAATCTGCAACCGGAGAGTACCTGTTCTCTCCGGTGGAGCGATCTTCAGGACACCATTCGCCCTATTCGGTGTAGAGATCTGCGAGGATCTCTGGATGCCTGTTCCCCCCTCTTCAAAACTATCCATGCAGGGTGCCGAGGTCATCTTCAACCTCTCGGCAAGCAACGAGCTGGTAGGCAAGAATGCCTACAGGAAATCGCTTATTCTGCAGCAGTCTGGCCGTTGCAATGCGGCATACGTCTATGCATCCTCCGGGTGCGGAGAATCTTCCACCGACCTGGTCTTTTCCGGTGCCACAATCATCGCTGAAAACGCCAGGCTTCTTGCCGAGGGGAGACGTTTCTCACAGGAGAATGAGATGGTCATCGCCGATATCGACATATCGGTCCTCAGGAGTGACAGACTGAGAAACAGCAATTTCAATCCTCCGCGGGAGGAGTCGGTCCAGGTTATCGATTGTGCAATGGAACCGGTTGTGGCGGAGAAGATGCACCGACAGTTCAATCCCCATCCCTTTATTCCTCATCCGGAGAATGAAGCTGAATACCTGGGCGAAGTCTTCAACATCCAGACGATGGGACTTGCCAAGCGGTTACACCACACCGGAACGGAGAGAGTCACCATCGGCATTTCGGGAGGTCTCGACTCGACTCTGGCACTACTGGTTGCCGTCAAGACATTCGATCTGCTCGACCTGCCCAGGAAAAACATCACCGGAATCACCATGCCCGGCTTCGGCACCACAGGAAGGACATACAACAATGCCCTGGAACTGATGAGGAGAGTAGGCGTAACCGCGAAGGAGATATCCATAGTTGATGCCGTTACCCGGCACCTTGAAGATATCGGACACGAGATCAACCTTCACGACATCACCTACGAGAATGCACAGGCCAGGGAACGGACACAGATACTGATGGACTATGCCAACAAGACGGGGGGACTGGTGGTAGGAACCGGCAACCTCTCGGAACTGGCCTTGGGCTGGGCCACCTATAACGGCGATCAGATGTCGATGTATGCCGTCAATGCGAGCGTGCCCAAAACGTTGGTTGCCTCTCTCGTCCGCTGGATAGCCCATACGGAGATGGAGGAGCAAGCCCGGAAGATTCTGCTGGATATTCTCGATACACCCTTCAGTCCGGAACTGCTGCCGGCAGACAACGAGGGAAAGATCTCCCAGAAGACTGAACATTTCATCGGACCCTACGAACTGCACGACTTCTTCCTGCACCGGATGTTGCGTTACGGGGACTCCCCCCGACGGATCCGTTTCATTGCACAACAGGCTTTTGCCCACCTCTATCCTCCGGAAGAGATATTGAAATGGCTGAAGGTGTTCTATAAACGCTTTTTTGCCCAGCAGTTCAAACGCTCCTGTATGCCGGACGGTCCCAAGGTGGGCTCCGTCAACCTATCGCCACGGGGTGACTGGCGGATGCCTAGCGATGCCGTGGTAAACCTATGGCTAAACGAACTAGAAAACTAA
- a CDS encoding HAD family hydrolase — MKEQFQDYLKANNYTGFELKAILFDMDGVLYNSMPAHARSWRQTIEELGLRTDSEEFYLHEGRTGASTIHIIFQRNFGRDATEEEIRRIYERKSELFVKYNTGETIPGAREILNFVKSSGLKPVLVTGSGQPSLLDRLDQDFPGIFTPETMVTAFDVKIGKPHPEPFLMGLQKGGNLSPNQALVVENAPLGTEAATSAGIFTICVNTGPLSDNILTDAGAKLVFHSMQELMERFPEILKITSLI; from the coding sequence ATGAAAGAGCAATTCCAAGACTACCTGAAAGCAAATAATTATACCGGTTTTGAACTGAAGGCGATCCTGTTCGACATGGATGGCGTACTCTACAATTCCATGCCCGCCCATGCACGGTCGTGGCGGCAGACGATAGAGGAACTCGGATTGAGGACCGATTCCGAAGAGTTCTATCTCCATGAAGGGAGGACCGGAGCATCCACGATCCATATCATCTTCCAGCGGAATTTTGGCAGGGATGCAACGGAAGAAGAGATCCGGAGAATCTATGAAAGGAAAAGCGAGCTGTTCGTAAAATACAACACGGGGGAGACAATACCCGGTGCAAGGGAGATTCTCAATTTCGTCAAGTCGAGCGGATTGAAACCGGTACTGGTGACCGGGTCGGGACAGCCGTCGCTGCTCGACAGGCTCGATCAGGACTTCCCCGGCATCTTCACTCCAGAGACGATGGTTACCGCTTTTGATGTAAAGATAGGGAAACCGCATCCCGAACCGTTTCTGATGGGTCTGCAGAAGGGGGGGAACCTCAGCCCCAACCAGGCCCTGGTCGTCGAAAACGCCCCGTTGGGAACCGAGGCAGCAACCAGTGCCGGCATTTTTACCATCTGTGTCAACACCGGACCGCTCAGCGACAATATCCTCACCGATGCCGGCGCAAAACTGGTTTTTCACTCCATGCAAGAGCTGATGGAGCGGTTTCCAGAAATTCTGAAAATCACCTCCTTAATCTGA
- a CDS encoding ISL3 family transposase translates to MNSIALFTLALGLEKPWIITKIDIDPSISQLDIHIDFERGSKFLMPDGAYYTAYDSSDHTWQHLNFFQYRCYLHARIPRVKQSDGKTEVQSVPWARKGSGFTLLFEAFSMLLIEKEMPVSSVASTLKVYAQRIWGIFNYWVERAHKKDIPENLTQIGFDETSQKKGHNYITHLVDLNERRVLYACQGKGSDCIEESVKYLESKHVDTTQIEDVCIDMSPSFIAGCTAYLPESQITFDKFHVVKEVNKAMDELRKLERTGNELLKGHKYTFLKKKLSDKLQTEKDILLEMYPKLGQGYWLKEMFEDFWQIKDTEEAESYLAFWCDFAMESKIQPFIRLVNTIKAHWRGIVRYIKSKISNGILEGINSKIQLAKKRARGYRNSRNFINMIYFTCGKLKFDYPQYFI, encoded by the coding sequence ATGAATTCAATAGCACTTTTCACTTTAGCATTAGGTTTGGAAAAACCGTGGATCATTACCAAAATAGATATTGATCCAAGCATATCACAGTTGGATATCCACATAGACTTTGAGCGAGGCTCAAAGTTTTTAATGCCCGACGGAGCTTATTATACAGCTTATGACAGTAGCGATCATACATGGCAACATCTGAATTTTTTCCAGTATCGCTGCTATTTGCATGCGCGCATACCCCGGGTAAAACAATCTGACGGCAAGACGGAGGTTCAAAGTGTACCTTGGGCACGAAAAGGAAGTGGTTTCACTTTATTGTTTGAAGCGTTCTCTATGTTGCTGATAGAGAAAGAAATGCCTGTAAGCAGCGTTGCTTCCACGTTAAAGGTTTACGCACAACGTATCTGGGGAATTTTCAATTATTGGGTAGAACGTGCACATAAAAAAGATATCCCTGAAAACTTAACTCAAATCGGTTTTGATGAAACTTCACAGAAGAAGGGGCATAACTACATCACACATTTGGTCGATTTGAACGAACGGCGTGTACTTTACGCCTGTCAGGGCAAAGGTTCTGATTGTATCGAAGAGAGCGTAAAGTATTTAGAAAGCAAACATGTAGATACCACTCAAATCGAAGATGTTTGTATAGATATGTCACCCTCTTTTATCGCGGGTTGCACAGCGTATCTTCCAGAGAGTCAAATAACATTTGATAAGTTTCACGTGGTAAAAGAGGTCAATAAGGCGATGGATGAACTCCGTAAATTAGAACGAACAGGAAATGAGCTGCTGAAAGGACATAAGTATACTTTTCTGAAAAAGAAATTGAGCGACAAACTACAAACAGAGAAGGATATACTACTCGAGATGTATCCAAAGCTAGGGCAGGGATATTGGCTTAAAGAAATGTTTGAGGACTTTTGGCAGATAAAGGACACGGAAGAAGCAGAAAGCTATTTGGCCTTTTGGTGTGACTTTGCCATGGAATCTAAAATACAACCTTTTATCCGATTGGTAAATACCATTAAAGCCCACTGGAGAGGCATTGTGAGATATATAAAGAGTAAAATCTCAAATGGCATACTCGAAGGAATAAACTCAAAAATTCAATTGGCTAAAAAAAGAGCAAGGGGTTATAGAAACTCCCGGAATTTTATTAACATGATTTACTTTACCTGTGGCAAACTCAAATTTGACTACCCACAGTATTTCATATAG